Proteins from a genomic interval of Capsicum annuum cultivar UCD-10X-F1 chromosome 4, UCD10Xv1.1, whole genome shotgun sequence:
- the LOC107869471 gene encoding transcription factor RAX3, protein MGRAPCCDKNNVKRGPWSPEEDAKLKSYIEQNGTGGNWIALPQKIGLKRCGKSCRLRWLNYLRPNIKHGGFSDEEDRIICSLYISIGSRWSIIAAQLPGRTDNDIKNYWNTKLKKKLFGKQRQKQGSRKGKEIKSMSSISTSNNLNQNPCWPELQPLPYSNNEPRFINNDHTSIRKLLIKLGGKFSENDQLTNVVPNSHEYPIDNSSSMQLMYQDHINLISSAPIDHNVFNITAPNIDLYNMDGAASNFTAEFEHMINTSQQKIDGLEFLYENLVIDKFTSTSGGNLDWESMNPYVLPLPPIVASSDGGFQQGVIFQQGALDELRYPMVQ, encoded by the exons ATGGGGAGAGCTCCTTGTTGTGACAAAAACAATGTCAAGAGAGGACCATGGTCACCTGAAGAAGATGCTAAGTTGAAGTCCTATATTGAGCAAAATGGGACTGGTGGAAACTGGATTGCTTTGCCTCAAAAAATTG gcCTTAAGAGATGTGGAAAGAGTTGTAGGCTTAGGTGGTTAAATTATTTGCGGCCAAACATCAAGCATGGAGGATTTTCAGATGAAGAAGATAGAATTATATGCAGCCTCTACATAAGTATTGGAAGCAG GTGGTCAATAATTGCAGCACAACTTCCTGGAAGAACTGATAACGATATAAAGAACTATTGGAACACTAAGCTAAAGAAGAAGCTATTTGGAAAACAACGTCAAAAGCAAGgttcaagaaaaggaaaagaaatcaaATCCATGTCATCAATTTCCACTTCCAATAACCTGAACCAAAACCCTTGTTGGCCTGAGCTTCAACCATTACCATACTCAAACAATGAACCAAGATTCATTAACAATGACCATACATCCATCAGAAAGCTATTAATCAAGCTTGGAGGTAAATTTTCAGAAAATGACCAATTGACAAACGTTGTGCCAAATTCTCATGAATATCCTATCGATAATTCATCATCGATGCAACTGATGTATCAGGATCATATCAATTTGATCTCTTCAGCTCCAATAGATCACAATGTCTTCAACATCACCGCACCAAATATTGATCTATACAACATGGATGGGGCAGCTAGCAATTTTACGGCTGAATTTGAGCATATGATAAACACTAGTCAACAAAAAatagatggtcttgaatttttatatgaGAATCTGGTTATCGATAAATTTACTTCTACTTCTGGAGGAAATTTAGACTGGGAATCAATGAATCCTTACGTGCTTCCTCTCCCTCCTATTGTTGCTTCTAGTGATGGAGGTTTTCAACAAGGTGTTATATTTCAACAAGGTGCACTTGATGAGCTAAGATACCCCATGGTACAATAA